AGGGGCCCAGCTCAAGTGGGTTGTGACTGCCTGTCGTCGTTGACCTGGTGGAGCAAAACAAAGCTTGATCCGACCTGACTGCTCTTCAATCAGCCAACCTTTTCCGTGCTCCCTGCGAAGCAGGTTTCGAACGTCGGTAATCCAGGTGGTTTTTGGCATGAACACCTGCTTGTTGTGCAGGGCGTCATCGACTTCCCCCTATCTTAGGGGAAAAACTAGGGGGAATCTGTTGCAAGCAGTCATGACTGGTTAGAAGCGTGAGACTGACTTACCCTTGAAAACCTTTTGCAACAGCTAGTTTAGTCAGTAATCGCAGGGCTTCTCGTCTTGAAGCTCGCTTGCATGGCATGCAGGGGGTCAGCGGTTCGAATCCGCTTGGCTCCACTAGGTTTTTCAGCTAGTGGCACTCCCCGAATCGTGTGAAACTTGGTGCAAGAAAGCGCAGACATCTGTGCTTCCTTGCATTCAATTCAGCATTGCGGCTGAGTGCTTAGGCCATCTTTGCGAAGAGCCTTTTGTGATGGTCCACAACGTCTTGGCAACCGATCACAGGAGTGAAGTCCATCTCAATGCCGTGTTGAGCAAGCCAAGGAGCAAAAGGTTCAAAAATCTGAGCGTCACTTTCGGCTTTAAATAAACAGGTCACCCGACCAGCACCTGGTGCATGGACGCGAAACAGCATCTCAAAGCCAGGGAAGCTATCGGCCTTGGCCATCTCCCCTGAATACCATAATTCACAAAAACTTTTATAGGCAGCGAGCTGACCTTCAATATCCGGAAAAGTACAGTCCGCGAGATACATTTGCATGGTTGGCTAAAAATGAAGACATTCGTTTCCAAGCCACTGCCCATCGAAGATGCTGCTCAAGTCACCACTTACTGACCGCTCGTCTCAACCTCCGAGATATTGAGAGGTCCTGGACCTAGGGGATCCTTTTGATGCCAGTCATTGAACAGGAACCGTGTTGGGCATTCCCTCCACGCTGGCAAACGTCACCAGGCTGATGGCTGGTTTAGTCCCTCTGTTGATCACGTAGTGCGGCTCTTCCGGGTGACCTTCAAGGAAGCCGTCTCCGACCTTAATGGTGTCGGTCTCCTCCGCACCATTGACGATCCTTACATTGCTGAGTTCTCCTTGCTCAACCATCACAACAACAGGTGCAGGATGGATGTGCAATGGAATTTTGGCGCCGACAGGAAGCGTGATCCGATAGACCCGCATCTCTGGCGTTCCCTCGGGATAGGCGACAACGTTGCCGCCGAGGGTTCGATTTGCTGTGAACAGTTCTT
This portion of the Synechococcus sp. ROS8604 genome encodes:
- a CDS encoding DUF3303 domain-containing protein; amino-acid sequence: MQMYLADCTFPDIEGQLAAYKSFCELWYSGEMAKADSFPGFEMLFRVHAPGAGRVTCLFKAESDAQIFEPFAPWLAQHGIEMDFTPVIGCQDVVDHHKRLFAKMA
- a CDS encoding cupin domain-containing protein, with the translated sequence MSGPALASPKPVVEELFTANRTLGGNVVAYPEGTPEMRVYRITLPVGAKIPLHIHPAPVVVMVEQGELSNVRIVNGAEETDTIKVGDGFLEGHPEEPHYVINRGTKPAISLVTFASVEGMPNTVPVQ